A stretch of Aspergillus nidulans FGSC A4 chromosome VI DNA encodes these proteins:
- a CDS encoding uncharacterized protein (transcript_id=CADANIAT00010473) has protein sequence MSAPAPEIPETKNDMDYGHESPSPITSVNGPDKEQGDEETDITYAEPLRLTIIMCTLSLSTLIAALGLRFQKITSDFHALDHIGWYSGACFLLVGTTSAPWGKMYRFFSATYTYMMALGFYSVGSVAAAAAPNSIALIVGRALQGWGCAGTLGGSVLIINFTADPKFRPMLIGLWMGVFMIATTIGPLLDVGSLAKQWSDGAVIATLALWVALSIAFVAIEWFQGEYAIMPLRMLKPRPFWSHLLYAWIANLGNFQILFYLPIYFQSMHGSPAIMSGVYSLPFMAFYTLGAIISAILVGKTHLLQPIEQVRGLIAVLGAALIYCIDVGTPKAWWIGAQVPSGLGTGLGNQVPVTALQGFATPETVAATMGVAFMCQSISGAYFVSAGNSIFNNYMLKTLSVTAPRISSFEILYMGVTDLKNAFHGKDLALIRQAYMVGIKDVFAFALAGPASPSSWP, from the exons ATGTCAGCGCCAGCGCCTGAGATCCCTGAGACCAAGAATGACATGGACTATGGCCATGAGTCGCCATCGCCCATCACCTCCGTCAATGGCCCTGATAAAGAGCAGGGTGATGAAGAGACGGACATCACGTATGCGGAGCCCCTGCGCTTGACCATCATCATGTGCACGCTGAGCCTCAGCACCCTGATCGCCGCCCTGGGCCTG CGATTCCAAAAAATAACGAGCGACTTCCACGCTCTCGACCATATTGGGTGGTACAGCGGGGCCTGCTTCCTGCTCGTCGGCACCACCTCTGCCCCATGGGGAAAAATGTACAGATTTTTCTCGGCCACATACACCTACATGATGGCGCTTGGCTTTTATTCGGTGGGGAGTGTGGCCGCGGCTGCTGCACCAAACAGCATTGCTTTGATCGTTGGGCGTGCCCTACAGGGCTGGGGCTGTGCCGGGACGCTGGGGGGCTCCGTACTGATCATCAACTTCACGGCAGACCCCAAATTCCGTCCAATGCTTATTGGGCTGTGGATGGGCGTTTTTATGATCGCTACCACGATTGGACCGTTGCTTGATG TGGGGAGTCTAGCGAAGCAATGGAGTGACGGTGCTGTCATCGCCACGTTGGCCTTGTGGGTGGCCTTGTCCATTGCATTTGTGGCCATCGAGTGGTTCCAGGGAGAGTATGCCATAATGCCACTGCGCATGCTGAAGCCGCGCCCATTCTGGTCGCATCTCCTCTACGCGTGGAT TGCCAACCTGGGCAACTTCCAGATCCTGTTTTACCTGCCCATCTATTTCCAGTCCATGCATGGCTCGCCCGCCATCATGAGTGGTGTCTATAGTTTGCCGTTCATGGCCTTCTACACCCTTGGTGCCATTATTAGCGCCATTCTCGTCGGGAAAACCCATCTACTACAGCCTATTGAGCAAGTCAGGGGGCTGATCGCCGTGCTGGGCGCCGCTCTGATCTACTGCATTGACGTCGGAACTCCCAAAGCCTGGTGGATCGGCGCGCAGGTCCCGTCTGGCCTGGGAACTGGGCTGGGAAACCAGGTGCCTGTGACGGCGCTACAGGGCTTTGCGACTCCAGAAACTGTGGCCGCCACGATGGGCGTCGCCTTTA TGTGCCAATCCATCAGTGGCGCCTATTTTGTATCAGCCGGAAATTCCATCTTCAATAACTACATGCTGAAGACTCTCTCTGTCACAGCTCCGCGTATCAGCTCCTTTGAGATTTTGTATATGGGCGTGACCGACCTGAAGAATGCCTTCCACGGGAAAGACCTTGCCTTGATTCGACAGGCATACATGGTCGGCATCAAGGatgtcttcgccttcgctcTGGCGGGGCCTGCCTCACCGTCGTCCTGGCCTTGA